One Cheilinus undulatus linkage group 22, ASM1832078v1, whole genome shotgun sequence DNA window includes the following coding sequences:
- the si:ch211-212k18.15 gene encoding E3 ubiquitin-protein ligase RNF19B — protein sequence MSTQGQEEKRYDPRDTTLKFVDRPDDLDPLPPEDGDLCLRAEMSCGHAVTPESLTAWCRSLLDQGQYKFKCPALKEGTYFKCEALWSYQEVRRLAVLTSEEMQYYEENIARMAAVEYCEFKTCPGCKTYVERDDLSNLSVQCPICTADKKKAYQFCWQCLKVWKGPAPRSDRCDNDGCVNHDLELLKTCKTTVLSEVQGVDACPSIRACPTCGNRVEHNKSGCKNIICPRCQVEFCFVCLKLTPKCLKTSTHFEPCSDGVAPRQTSIPVWNRN from the exons ATGAGCACCCAGGGTCAGGAGGAGAAAAGATACGACCCCAGAGACACGACTCTGAAGTTTGTCGACAGGCCGGATGATCTGGATCCTCTAC CCCCAGAGGATGGAGACCTGTGTCTCCGCGCAGAGATGTCCTGCGGACACGCGGTCACTCCAGAGTCTCTGACCGCTTGGTGTCGCAGCCTGCTGGATCAG GGCCAGTACAAATTCAAGTGCCCTGCTCTGAAGGAAGGAACCTACTTTAAGTGTGAGGCTCTGTGGTCGTACCAAGAAGTACGCCGGCTGGCTGTGCTGACATCTGAAGAGATGCAGTACTACGAGGAGAACATCGCCCGGATGGCTGCTGTAGAGTACTGTGAATTCAAAACT TGTCCGGGGTGTAAGACCTACGTGGAGAGAGATGACCTCTCCAACCTTAGCGTGCAGTGCCCAATCTGCACGGCTGACAAGAAGAAAGCTTACCAGTTCTGCTGGCAGTGTCTGAAGGTGTGGAAGGGTCCGGCTCCACGTTCTGACCGCTGCGACAACGACGGCTGCGTCAATCACGACCTTGAGCTTCTGAAGACCTGCAAGACCACCGTGCTCTCTGAGGTACAGGGGGTTGACGCGTGCCCCTCCATCCGGGCCTGTCCCACCTGTGGCAATAGGGTGGAGCACAACAAAAGTGGCTGCAAGAACATCATCTGTCCTCGCTGCCAGGTTGAGTTCTGTTTTGTGTGTCTGAAGCTCACACCTAAGTGTCTGAAGACGAGCACTCACTTCGAACCCTGCAGCGATGGTGTGGCTCCCAGACAAACCTCCATTCCTGTGTGGAACAGAAACTAA
- the LOC121505029 gene encoding trace amine-associated receptor 13c-like has product MAVEVGVELCFPHLNTSCLKPGSLWFSLLLTSTLSPTSFFTVSLNLLVIISISHFRQLYTPTNILLLSLAITDLLIGLVSMPVELIQRTSCWYFGDVVCLLAIFSPLFLTSVSIGNILLISIDRYVAICDPLRYSSRVTHRRASVCVCLCWLCSVLYICLYLKDTLSQPGRFSTCDGECTFQIDLAMGTVDVVLSFIIPFAAIIVLYIRVFIVAASQARAMRSHVTAVNLQLSLAIPVKKSELKAARTLGILVMIFLICFLPSFYFSIAGEDLGYTPFGAFVIFVFYLNSCVNPLIYAMFYPWFRKAVRLIVTLQILQPGSREANVL; this is encoded by the exons ATGGCTGTGGAGGTTGGGGTAGAGCTCTGCTTCCCTCATCTTAACACCTCATGTTTGAAACCCGGTTCCCTGTGGTTTTCTCTGTTACTGACCTCCACACTTTCCCCCACCTCTTTTTTCACAGTGTCACTCAACCTGCTTGTCATCATCTCCATCTCTCATTTCAG GCAGCTGTACACTCCAACaaacatcctcctcctctctctggcCATCACAGACTTGCTCATAGGCCTGGTCAGTATGCCGGTGGAACTCATCCAAAGAACTTCCTGCTGGTATTTTGGGGACGTTGTTTgtcttttggctattttttcacCTCTATTTTTAACGTCtgtttcaataggaaacatcCTCCTCATATCTATCGACCGTTATGTCGCCATCTGTGACCCTCTGCGTTACTCGAGCAGAGTCACTCATAGGAGAGCttcggtgtgtgtgtgtttgtgctggctctgctctgttttataCATTTGTCTCTATTTAAAGGACACCCTCAGTCAACCAGGAAGGTTTAGCACCTGTGATGGAGAATGTACTTTTCAAATTGACTTAGCTATGGGAACTGTTGACGTCGTTTTGTCGTTTATCATTCCTTTTGCTGCCATAATTGTTCTGTACATAAGAGTGTTCATTGTGGCTGCGTCTCAGGCTCGCGCCATGCGTTCTCACGTGACAGCCGTCAATCTCCAGCTCTCCCTCGCGATCCCGGTGAAGAAATCAGAGCTGAAGGCAGCCAGGACTCTGGGTATTCTTGTCATGATCTTCCTCATTTGTTTCTTACCGAGTTTCTACTTCAGTATTGCAGGGGAAGATTTGGGTTATACGCCATTTGGAGCCTTtgttatatttgtgttttatttaaactcGTGTGTGAACCCGCTGATTTACGCCATGTTTTACCCCTGGTTTAGAAAAGCTGTGAGACTCATTGTGACTCTTCAGATCCTGCAGCCGGGCTCCCGTGAGGCCAACGTGCTGTAG
- the LOC121504288 gene encoding trace amine-associated receptor 13c-like encodes MAVEAEVELCFPHLNTSRLRPKSTGFSLLLTSTSFFTASLNLLVIISISHFRQLYTPTNILLLSLAITDFLIGLVSMPVELLQRTSCWYFGDVTCVLAIFSPLLLSSVSIGNILLISIDRYVAICDPLRYSSRVTHRRATVCVCLCWLCSVLYICLYLKDILSQPGRFSTRDGECTFQIDLAMGTVDLVLSFIIPITAIIVLYMRVFIVAASQARAMRSHVTAVNLQLSLAIPVKKSELKAARTLGILVMVFLICFLPSFYFSIVGDSGGHVPFGAFVIFVFYLNSCVNPLIYAMFYPWFRKAVRLIVTLQILQPGSREANVL; translated from the exons ATGGCAGTGGAGGCTGAGGTAGAGCTCTGCTTCCCTCATCTTAACACCTCACGTTTGAGACCCAAATCTACGGGGTTTTCTCTGTTACTTACCTCCACCTCCTTTTTTACAGCGTCACTCAATCTGCTTGTCATCATCTCCATCTCTCACTTTAG GCAGCTGTACACTCCAACaaacatcctcctcctctctctggcCATCACAGACTTCCTCATTGGCCTGGTCAGTATGCCGGTGGAACTCCTCCAAAGAACTTCCTGCTGGTATTTTGGAGATGTTACGTGTgttttggctattttttcacCTCTGTTGTTATCGTCtgtttcaataggaaacatcCTCCTCATATCTATCGACCGTTATGTCGCCATCTGTGACCCTCTGCGTTACTCGAGCAGAGTCACTCACAGGAGAGCCAcggtgtgtgtttgtttgtgctggctctgctctgttttataCATTTGTCTCTATTTAAAAGACATCCTCAGTCAACCGGGAAGGTTTAGCACCCGTGATGGAGAATGTACTTTTCAAATTGACTTAGCTATGGGAACTGTTGACCTCGTTTTGTCGTTTATCATTCCTATTACTGCCATAATTGTTCTGTACATGAGAGTGTTCATTGTGGCTGCGTCTCAGGCTCGCGCCATGCGTTCTCACGTGACAGCCGTCAATCTCCAGCTCTCCCTCGCGATCCCGGTGAAGAAATCGGAGCTGAAGGCAGCCAGGACTCTGGGTATTCTCGTCATGGTCTTCCTCATTTGTTTCTTACCGAGTTTCTACTTCAGTATTGTAGGGGACAGTGGGGGTCATGTGCCATTTGGAGCCTTtgttatatttgtgttttatttaaactcGTGTGTGAACCCGCTGATTTACGCCATGTTTTACCCCTGGTTTAGAAAAGCTGTGAGACTCATTGTGACTCTTCAGATCCTGCAGCCGGGCTCCCGTGAGGCCAACGTGCTGTAG